In Oncorhynchus clarkii lewisi isolate Uvic-CL-2024 unplaced genomic scaffold, UVic_Ocla_1.0 unplaced_contig_617_pilon_pilon, whole genome shotgun sequence, a genomic segment contains:
- the LOC139402065 gene encoding uncharacterized protein, translating into MSTERQQLLFEGFLKKRKDTMKMKWSTYWFRLQNTTLFFYTKKHGSASHLRGLYYIYTVQSVREIQREKRKHYVFEITMKNGKRKVLAAETGDLRREWIGQLWRAMHLSGPGGTDPGCIRQQDVRSDDLKARGRFSTYNSSECDSMMEPLGVHRPLSAPLNPSTPDQDLDQGHRITQCLSGPLTPDQNLGHRATLSLSLTDELSNEEAIYQNTISHYGEEDEDSVHRFRRRCEEERDEEEEEECKEEEDQYDILPAPRNSEYHINQSDEDLTDGEDLYDFPLSNRRASDRQDYSEMTESIYDVPSSLMRKMSEHTLAEPYPGGEMLVEDRGLLDDMMASLGGGTVGWITGASTVEPYGLARHGS; encoded by the exons ATGTCAACGGAGAGGCAACAGCTGCTTTTCGAGGGCTTCCTGAAGAAAAGGAAAGATACAATG AAAATGAAGTGGTCAACCTATTGGTTCAGGCTCCAAAACACAACATTATTCTTCTACACTAAGAAACATGGGAGTGCT TCACACCTAAGAGGCCTGTACTACATCTACACT GTGCAGTCTGTGCGTGAGATCCAGAGGGAGAAGCGTAAGCACTACGTGTTTGAAATCACCATGAAGAATGGGAAGAGGAAAGTACTG GCTGCAGAGACAGGGGATCTGAGGAGGGAGTGGATTGGCCAGCTGTGGAGGGCCATGCATCTCTCAGGCccagggggtacagacccaggctgCATACG ACAGCAGGATGTGAGATCTGATGACCTGAAGGCCAGAGGTCGCTTCAGCACCTATAACAGCTCAGAATGTGACAGCATGATGGAACCACTGGGGGTTCATCGACCCCTCTCTGCACCCCTCAACCCCTCCACCCCTGACCAAGACCTAGACCAGGGACACAGGATTACCCAGTGCCTCTCTGGCCCCCTCACCCCTGACCAAAATCTGGGGCACAGggctaccctctctctctccctcactgatGAGCTCAGTAATGAGGAAGCCATATACCAGAACACCATCTCACATT atggagaggaggatgaagacagTGTCCATAGATTTAGAAGGAgatgtgaggaggagagagatgaagaagaggaggaagagtgtaAGGAGGAAGAGGATCAGTATGACATTCTACCAGCCCCCCGGAACT CTGAGTATCACATCAACCAATCAGATGAAGACTTGACTGATGGAGAGGACCTCTATGACTTCCCACTGTCCAATAGGAGGGCAAGTGACCGCCAAG ATTATAGCGAGATGACAGAGAGCATCTATGACGTCCCCAGTTCCCTAATGAGGAAAATGTCTGAACACACACTTG CAGAGCCTTACCCTGGAGGTGAGAtgctggtggaggacaggggcCTCCTGGATGACATGATGGCCAGTCTGGGTGGAGGGACGGTGGGCTGGATAACAGGTGCTTCTACTGTGGAGCCCTACGGGCTGGCTCGTCATGGCTCTTAG